The Oryza brachyantha chromosome 6, ObraRS2, whole genome shotgun sequence region TTTCAAATGAGGGACCATTGTACTTTTGTTTGATGTTTTGCATATGCAGAGATGAGAAAGAAGTACCTCTGTCTTTTCGATTCTggatatgtttataagttaaaatttaaattttcaacattaaatttagagatgactttaggatttttttaccgtcgtttatttttcagtcttggctttagatcgctaagaatacgtatataaaagtgttattgtttgattttttatgaaactaGCAAAAGTGTCTGTGTGTTGCACCAGGGTCAGGTTAAATTTTAttgtacaaatttaaaaaatgaaaaacaataaCTTTTTCAATACTGATACTTagctaaattattttatttttagacgaAGAGAGTAATTGGTTCTTTTATGCGAATCATTCAGTACCATGTAAGGtaacaatataaatttaattccaTCTTCTATAATGCATGCTCAGCGTGATTGAAGACTAATTTCGACCTTTAGAAGATAttgaacatgcatgcatgagagaTTGAGCTCGTCGATATTTCGTATGTACGCTAAGAACAAATATAAGACGTCAGGATTTACAACGACCtaatttacttaaaaataattcattggtaaaactttatataaatatcatttCCTCTTTGTACACATCACATGATATGTCTCTATTAGCATTTTCTGACAGTGacataaaatttcttatttattttctccatGCTTTTtacctgcattttttttcttatttatacaGTACGCAAGACTTTGCATCGTGGATCTAGCGCCATGAACCTGACCTGGGCAAGTGAGGCCACTCAATTGAGTAGCCCCTACTGTGTATACCATAATAAGGATGATAAGGAACTTCGAGATCCGCGTACGTAGTATGTATTATTAATGCAAAACTTATGTGCTTTATTATTACTGTAGCTTCAATacttgtaaatatttttttagtaactTTTAATTACCCATACATGTTagagaataatttataattgcCCTTCTTCGAGGGAGGAGATGTACTCGGAGTAGTAATTACTTTCTATCAACGATTCAAACATTCTCCATATTTCAGTTTCCATTGACAGATGCAAAGTGATAAGATTGAATTGTCAAGTATTTGAGAAGAACACAATAGCAACAGAGACAGAtgcaaatttaattattttctctgGCAAAAATGGGAGAAACATATATCTTTAATGTTTTTCATATTCATCTAAGGGGACAAcaaaaatgagagaaaaatGAACTTCGTTTTTGCAAATTCAACTAAGACGATGAGATGGGCTAAAAACATATGATGGATGCACCTATAAATTATAGGTAATATAACGTAACCGGTAAATAagaatagattaattaggtgacCTATAAATAACCGAACATGCATGCCATCCCCACGGCCACACCGAGGCCTGACCACCAACTCATCACCTTCACTGAGTGTCCatgcgacggcgccggcgcggtggccggTGCCTCGTCGGCTTCCTCGTCTGCGGGATCTGTAAGCGGCGAGCTCGGCAAGGTCGGCAGCACCCTCGTCGGGGCCGGCACCGGCGCGGGGCTTGGCGCGATCGACGTGGGCTTCatcctcggcgacggcggcggcatccgtGGCCTGGTGATGACGCCCGGCGGCACGACGAAGTTGCTGATCTCCAGCACCGAGATGTTGTACGGCACCGCGGTGACCGCCTTCTTGAACGTCGCGTTCACCAGCGCgccgggcgcggcggaggcgaacaCGGCGCCGCCCCTGGCCGTCGGCGTGATGGCCAGGAACCCCGTGCGGCGCGCCGCCTTCCCGGTGGTCTGGAACAGCGTGGTGGACACGGTGGGGCGGCCCCGCGGCAGCTTGGCCAGCTTCGCGGCGTCGATGTAGTCGAGCACGACGTGGACGGAGAGGAGCTCCACCAGCGCCGCCCGCGGCAGCCTGGcgctgcggcggaggagccAGTCCACGGCGGAGTTGTCCGGCACGAGCACCGTCACCGCGTTGCGGCTGTTGATGTCGCGGTCGACGTGCGCCTTGCCGAGCAGGAGGTTGAACAGGCTGAACTCCGGGAACCGGCCGAGGATCTCCGTGACGTTgaacgcgccgccgccgggttcgGCGCCGGACGCCGGGAggacgagggcgagggcgaggagcACGAGCAAGGAGAGCCTAGC contains the following coding sequences:
- the LOC102721566 gene encoding fasciclin-like arabinogalactan protein 3, whose amino-acid sequence is MAAARLSLLVLLALALVLPASGAEPGGGAFNVTEILGRFPEFSLFNLLLGKAHVDRDINSRNAVTVLVPDNSAVDWLLRRSARLPRAALVELLSVHVVLDYIDAAKLAKLPRGRPTVSTTLFQTTGKAARRTGFLAITPTARGGAVFASAAPGALVNATFKKAVTAVPYNISVLEISNFVVPPGVITRPRMPPPSPRMKPTSIAPSPAPVPAPTRVLPTLPSSPLTDPADEEADEAPATAPAPSHGHSVKVMSWWSGLGVAVGMACMFGYL